CGCTCTTCCTTTTTGTCCTGCTTTTCTCATCCCCTTGCGAAGCCGACACGGATGAACTGGACAGGGAGATCAAGCTGGCCGAAAAGGTCTCCGAACAGGTAGAAAAGCACTGGGACCGCGTGACCGACCCCGTACGGGTGTCAAGGGTCACCATGATCCTTTCGAGGCTTACGCCCCACACCAAGCGAGACCTCCCCTTTGAGGTCCGTCTTGTGGAGGAAAAGAGACCCAATGCCTTTGCCCTTCCTGGCGGCAGGATATACATGACCACGGGGATGCTCGAATTCTGCCGTAGCGACGATGAGGTCGCCTCGATCCTGGCCCATGAACTGATCCATACCGACCGTAAACACGGAATAATCCAATCGTCCAGGAACCAGCGCCTTACCATCGGCGCCCTGGCGGTAATAATCGCTACGGGAGGCGCTGGTGCGGCACCGATCCTGGCGAACCTCGCCCAGGTGGCGATCATGAACTCCTACAGCAAAGACCTCGAAAGAGAGGCCGATGCCGGGGGACTGGATATCCTGTTACAGTCGGGATACGAACCGGCGGGGGCCGTGACGGTCATGGAGAGGC
This portion of the Thermovirga sp. genome encodes:
- a CDS encoding M48 family metalloprotease; amino-acid sequence: MRTRITAIGYVLALFLFVLLFSSPCEADTDELDREIKLAEKVSEQVEKHWDRVTDPVRVSRVTMILSRLTPHTKRDLPFEVRLVEEKRPNAFALPGGRIYMTTGMLEFCRSDDEVASILAHELIHTDRKHGIIQSSRNQRLTIGALAVIIATGGAGAAPILANLAQVAIMNSYSKDLEREADAGGLDILLQSGYEPAGAVTVMERLQEEEMKRPYVDPGIYADHPKTRDRIRSLESIIRERGWPLERKKALRLLRIQTGEEDGLLFLSI